TTGTTTTTCTTATCGGGAATGGAACAGCAAAGCTGATTTCCTTTCAAGTAACAATCTTTTGTTGATTTTGGAAGCTTGTCTTAGGAAAAGTAAAAAGTGTGAATGTAACAAAGTCCATATTGATGTAATGATAAATGAGCTGCGATTGTTAAGTTTAAATAATGGGTTCAAATCTGAACTATCTTTTTCCCTATGCCTAATCATCTTCAaaacgaaaataattaaaacataacatcaTACAGAAAATGATATTACATGAGTCAAAAATATTGTATTAGAAGTCAGATTGTAACCCTAAGTTTTGGATGTCTGGAAGTTGGATCCATTCTATACTTGGCTACTTTCCAAAActgaaattgattaaaatttcattatcccAAAAATAGAGAGGAAGAGTGGAAGTATCAGTTGAATTGACGAGTTGGGTGAGAATATGTGAACATCAGGCATCGTTCTCGATGcgcaagaaaagaaaaacacaggTCTCCAAAGCTTTGTCTTCGTATTTATAGATTTGGGAAAGTTGTTTGACGTGTGTCACATAAAAATGACCCACCAGTAATTAATGTTTCGACATTGTAAAAATACATCAAtagtttagggtaaaaaaagTATAGTGATTGGAGTTTGGGAGAAATGAGTACCTACCAATCAATAACCAAATGGTTTAATACACAACCTCTgatcattttgttttttgtacAATGAACATGTAACTCTGAGTTGTATAGACAATCAAACTGATATTTTGGGTacatatctattttattttaattttttacatataaaagGTTATAATCAATAGACAAGAAAAGAGATGTAACCATTTAAATtcttaatatgtttaatatcaTCTTGtaaaattgattgaataaattatatatatatttttttgaaactaaCCGTTACTCCTTTAGGAATAAATTTTTAGGGGTAATTAAAGTGGGTATTATATGCTTTGTATGGGTTTATAATTATAGCTCCGACGATGGAagcaatttatattttaaggaaaaaactAGGCTACTATTCTTAATGACAAATTCAATGAAGTCAATAATTTGAGGTTGCGGAATTTTCAGTACCCAAAAGACCTTTGTGTCAATAAAAACAGCTTTCGGGGAAGAGAGAAATTAACACCACGTTTTCCCGTTGCATTTTAAGCAtgtcttttttgttttagttagaTGGTATGGACTATCTACATcaactaatattatttttttctaagtttGGTATTAcgtattatttatttgtactatatattaaatatttatttgagttaGTGTTATCAATTCAATTAGGCGGTGACAAAATATGTCTACTTCagtaaattaaattgtattattttttaaaagtgttttgtcagtttatactttttttataaaaaatagacTCATATAAGATAATAATAGGATTTAAGagcaaattttataattttcaacatttatgGTTTACGATTATCCTAATATGCCTCTATATTAAATTCctttttaatggaaaaaatgTGGGCTAGCTGAGCTTTGTGTAGTATTTTGTTTATAAGCTCCTTCCACTCATCAAcggttttatttataaattttaaatccaaaatctaaaaataagttataggtacaaattgaaaattttaattttaaaattaaattttataagtgttgaatttatattaaaaatttatttggtaaattagtaaatataagtactaattataattttattgtttgataaaagtaaatacgtatttctaaaatattatttatttttaattttaatcttattaatctaatattttatattattttagatccttttagataaaagataaatatgataatgtgaATATTTCAAGTTCtttaaaaaagataatttatttgaataaaataaaatcaacttaaattttttactaagtgATAAGTAATTAActtcaacatttttttattgaaaacttatattaagtaaaaatttaaaataattattaaacatatttaaaatattaaatgttgaaaattttcattttctatgaAAGACTAAAATGTGATCAAgtcaataatattaattattagtttgaaaaataaGCAAAGTAGTTATAgactatataattatatatcattaaataaaatgacaaagatACATTGTCCTGAAGTTTGCGACACAATTTCCACATAATTATCTTGTTCTGCTAATTGGGTATTAGTTAGATTGACATcaatattattgtcaatgtaggaggGCATGGATTTGAATgcgctgaaacgcattatcctcctatttaagatttaaggagGAGATATGAACAATACtaaatattgtatcaaaaaaagcagatataataaaaactcataatgagattaatgttaaaaaatcaaccatttatttaatttttttcctaatgGTTTCTTCCACAATAATCTCCACACTTTTtagtataaattgaattttaaaaaagacaaataattaatactaatacatatatgttgaagaaaaaaaagagtgaatcaatttggtaattaaatggaattttgaaaagataaataaagaagttccaaatctcaaaatttgaaCCCACAATCTCTACTTTAAAAGCATTCACATCCTAATCCCTAATCAACTTGAAAAGTTTTGTTGGTGAAGGTTTATGAAGCTTTTACACGTTTCCTAGGTTTTacttggaattttttttttcttaatgtaCCTACTAGATGTAAcatcatttataaaataatttaagtatgatagtatggataaaaatatttaacaaatttattaaaaattatagaatgtgattttggttaaaataataaagttaatataGTTTAGAGGAATAAtttgataaactaaaaaaatattaagtgttgaaaatttaagttataaaatctGTTTgggaaattatttaaaattaactatgGGATATAATTAGATTGTTTAATAAAAGACaatataatcttaaaataaatagaataaaaattaaatttattttctgttaagTGTCTACTTATTATTTTCTATACTTTTTGTAGGAAAATTCTATCTAGTACTTTTTATCGTGGGTTATCAaacgtgttttaaaaattaaattgttgaaattattaattttcagtTAATTGAACTTTTCAACAATGCCTTAtcttctaaaaaaaaaacttatattaagTTGATTCGAACAATcgaatttaaatattatgatgTCTTGAGTTTAAAtcctataatatatataatttttaatttttatataaaattattataaaattatcctcaaattaatatattttactttataaaaataataaaatcaaaaataagatttagatattatcaattcaatcatactcttaatatataatacaaaacTTTTGGAAAACTGGACATTACACAGGAAAAAGGTAGTCTAGCCGCCTGGTCCCTCACATATCCCTTAGCCAAGAAAATCATGGAAATGTTAGGCAGCCTCGGAAtggtaatttaattaatttatataattatttttaaaaacaacacttaataaattaaagaaggaaaaagttctagcaaataaaattttagttgggTTGGTAAAGTTATAGTATTCAACATCAAGTTTCATTTcctataaattatatatgagtcatatttgaatttattctagtttaaattcgatttaatctatttttgcaATGATTAAATGAATGTTGTATAATCTTTATAATTGTTCATATGATTGTATTTTtgcttttctaaaaaatatcaatttatacataaattttagtttaatatacaATTTGATACATGTTTTTGATTTGGTGGaactatatacatgaaatttgaattacggtttatatgtatacatgaaacttttGATTTAACTGtgcacatttaaagaaatgaatacatatatttatttttatattggattaatataattgtttatgtgtgcaatatattaatgtaaaatggTGCTAATACGATAACGTTGTCAATGATTTGTggtaattgaatcaaatcaaatttcacgTATGACATTACACACggatcaaagttcatgtataattttaatatttctctttattctttaaaaattcttttatataaaaattttaataaaaaaggatttagttctaaatattgtattaatattttatttaatactccgTCATTGTACATATTGTATGcatcattaattaataataaaatgagacttggtgtaaaataaaaataaaaaaacattgaaGGGCTTGACttttaaacataatcaaatataaaatataaatattttatttttcttttggattttagattttagattttaactTTTGGGGTTGGAATCGGAATTTTAAATTCtgaatttggtatttgattttactgttaaactattaaaattaatattaatttttataaaatattcaatatagtTGATTTTAGTGCATGAAATGTTATCACTTAAAATATTAGGCTACTTCATATGAGTTATTGTAGTATGATTATTTAATTGTCTGCTTAGCTAGCATGTCACTGGGATTGGGGTGCTGCCATCATATATTCAACTATTGGAACCTCTCCAGCTATTTCTCGTAACATGCATGAAATACTACTCACACATTCAAAACTggactgtttttatttttttttctaatattgtttcatttattaATGGCCTTTGACTTTGACGAAGGTTAAAAACAAGTTTTAAGTGGGATTTACCATGATTACATTACATTACGCACATGGTAAACCCAAAATCTATATAAAGGCAGTGGAGGGGTTGTTTAAGAGCAGAGCCAAACCCCAGTGTTTGTAGCAAATATGGGGTCTCCAATCACCTCCCTCTTTCTCACTCTCCTCCTCTTCATCGTCTCTCTTAGCTTGCCTTCTCAAACTCTAGCAAATTACCCTTACTCATCTCCTCCTCCTCCGCCTCCTAAGGAGTACCCACCACCCCCTTACTACTACAAGTCACCACCTCCTCCTCCTCCGGTCTACTCCCCACCACCACCCAAGGAGCCTTACAAGTATAAGTCTCCACCACCTCCTCCACCAGTGCATTATCCTCCACCCCCTTACGAGTACAAGTCTCCTCCGCCACCCCCGCCATCACCACCCAAGCATCCCTATAAGTACAAGtctccacctccacctccaccaTCACCACCCAAGCACCCTTACAAGTACAAGTCTCCACCACCCCCACCATCACCACCCAAGCACCCCTACAAGTACAAGTCTCCTCCACCACCTCCACCATCACCACCCAAGCACCCCTACAAGTATAAGTCTCCACCACCCCACCATCACCACCCAAGCATCCTTACAAGTACAAgtctccaccaccaccaccaccatcaccACCCAAGCACCCCTACAAGTACAAGTCTCCTCCACCTCCACCATCACCACCCAAGCATCCCTACAAGTACAAgtctccaccaccaccaccatcaccACCCAAGCACCCCTACAAGTACAAGTCTCCTCCACCCCCACCATCACCACCCAAGCACCCTTACAAGTACAAGTCTCCACCACCACCTCCACCATCACCACCCAAGCACCCTTACAAGTACAAGTCTCCACCCCACCATCACCACCCAAGCATCCCTACAAGTACAAGTCTCCACCCCACCCCCACCCTCACCACCCAAGCACCCCTACAAGTACAAGTCTCCACCCCCACCCCCACCCTCACCACCCAAGCACCCTTACAAGTACAAGTCTCCCCCACCACCCACTCCAGTCTACAAATATAAGTCTCCTCCCTCCTCCTCCAGCTTACTATTACAAGTCTCCTCCTCCACCACCACCCCATTATGTCTACTCATCACCACCTCCTCCTCACCACTACTAAGCAACGGCTTTGACCGCACCAAGGTAACCtacatttattttttgcatCTCCTCAAGGAGCATTATTTCacattatttttctagtttaattttagtgagtTGAATAACCAAAGAACAACCATCATGTTGCAGGGGAACAAAAGAGTGTGATCCAATAAAGCGACAGAGAAAGAGAGCAGTGAGAGGTCGCCTAGTCTCCGCGTttcaagagaagaaaaagaaaacaagaatgATGTAGACAAGTAGTAGGGTCAATAAAAAACAAGGGGTTCATCGTTTTCACATTTGTATTATTCAGTGGTTCTCGTATTTCTTGCTGCTTTAGTATACAATGTTTCCTAGATTTtatgtgtttttcttttccGACCTTTTTGCAAATGCAGGGGTGATGGGTTTgatctttaataaaataaaggtttttacTTATTGGTGTTaccatattaatttaattaaaaataaaaaaatcacttataaaaataaaattaataaccttATATATTCTTACTAATACTTATCATTTTTCTTAACAATTATGTTAACTTATCTCATATTATTAGAggtgatttaaaaataattaaataagattaatGAGCTCAATTATCTCAAACATTTTCACTCAATTTCACTCCATCATCTAACAATTATCACCAACTCTTCTAATGTACTTAATGGTTAAGTACTTATCAGTTGA
This sequence is a window from Gossypium raimondii isolate GPD5lz chromosome 5, ASM2569854v1, whole genome shotgun sequence. Protein-coding genes within it:
- the LOC105770047 gene encoding LOW QUALITY PROTEIN: extensin (The sequence of the model RefSeq protein was modified relative to this genomic sequence to represent the inferred CDS: deleted 1 base in 1 codon); translated protein: MGSPITSLFLTLLLFIVSLSLPSQTLANYPYSSPPPPPPKEYPPPPYYYKSPPPPPPVYSPPPPKEPYKYKSPPPPPPVHYPPPPYEYKSPPPPPPSPPKHPYKYKSPPPPPPSPPKHPYKYKSPPPPPSPPKHPYKYKSPPPPPPSPPKHPYKYKSPPPHHHHPSILTSTSLHHHHHHHHPSTPTSTSLLHLHHHHPSIPTSTSLHHHHHHHPSTPTSTSLLHPHHHHPSTLTSTSLHHHLHHHHPSTLTSTSLHPTITTQASLQVQVSTPPPPSPPKHPYKYKSPPPPPPSPPKHPYKYKSPPPPTPVYKYKSPPPPPAYYYKSPPPPPPHYVYSSPPPPHHY